A genomic stretch from Prochlorococcus marinus str. MIT 9312 includes:
- a CDS encoding ATP-dependent Clp protease ATP-binding subunit: MFERFTEKAIKVIMLAQEEARRLGHNFVGTEQILLGLIGEGTGVAAKVLKSLGVNLKDSRIEVEKIIGRGSGFVAVEIPFTPRAKRVLELSLEEARQLGHNYIGTEHLLLGLIREGEGVAARVLENLSIDLTKVRTQVIRMLGETAEVGSGANSSKGNLKTATLDEFGTNLTKLASESKLDPVVGRYAEIDRVVQILGRRTKNNPVLIGEPGVGKTAIAEGLAQRIQLGDIPDILEDKRVLTLDIGLLVAGTKYRGEFEERLKKIMEEIKSAGNVILVIDEVHTLIGAGAAEGAIDAANILKPALARGELQCIGATTLDEYRKHIERDAALERRFQPVMVGEPSIEDTIEILKGLRERYEQHHRLKITDEALEAAAHLGDRYISDRFLPDKAIDLIDEAGSRVRLINSKLPPEAKQIDKELRQIQKQKEESVRDQNFDQAGQLREKEIELSAKIKEVLENKKESTTEDESSVDTNSVKNDSKLLQNPMVNEEDVAHIVASWTGVPVQKLTETESVKLLNMEETLHQRLIGQDEAVKAVSRAIRRARVGLKNPNRPIASFIFSGPTGVGKTELTKSLASYFFGSEEAMIRLDMSEFMERHTVSKLIGSPPGYVGFNEGGQLTEAVRRRPYTVVLFDEVEKAHPDVFNLLLQLLEDGRLTDSKGRTVDFKNTLLIMTSNIGSKVIEKGGGGLGFEFSGDSVEDSQYNRIKSLVNEELKQYFRPEFLNRLDEIIVFRQLSKNEVKEIAEIMLQEVFARLEDKGIKLSVTDAFKERLVEEGYNPSYGARPLRRAVMRLLEDSLAEEVLSGRIKDGDKALVDIDDNKKVTINISSEESSQELASANF, translated from the coding sequence ATGTTTGAAAGGTTTACAGAAAAGGCTATAAAAGTCATTATGCTTGCCCAAGAGGAAGCGAGAAGACTTGGTCATAATTTCGTTGGAACAGAACAGATTTTATTAGGTCTAATTGGTGAGGGTACAGGAGTTGCGGCAAAGGTTCTTAAATCACTAGGTGTCAATTTAAAAGATTCAAGAATAGAAGTAGAAAAAATAATTGGTAGAGGTTCAGGATTTGTAGCTGTAGAAATACCCTTTACCCCTAGGGCGAAAAGAGTCTTAGAATTATCTCTTGAAGAAGCGCGTCAATTGGGTCATAATTATATAGGGACTGAACATCTTTTACTGGGTTTAATAAGAGAAGGTGAGGGCGTAGCTGCAAGGGTGCTAGAAAATCTAAGTATTGATCTCACTAAAGTGAGAACTCAAGTCATAAGGATGCTTGGTGAAACAGCTGAAGTCGGAAGTGGAGCTAATTCAAGCAAGGGTAATTTAAAAACGGCAACTCTTGATGAATTTGGAACAAATTTAACAAAGCTTGCTAGTGAATCAAAACTCGATCCAGTAGTTGGCCGTTATGCAGAAATAGATCGCGTAGTCCAAATATTAGGTAGAAGGACTAAAAATAATCCCGTTCTTATCGGTGAACCTGGCGTAGGTAAAACTGCTATTGCAGAGGGTTTAGCTCAAAGAATACAGCTAGGAGATATTCCTGACATACTTGAAGATAAAAGAGTTTTAACTCTTGATATAGGACTCTTGGTCGCTGGAACAAAATATAGAGGAGAATTTGAGGAAAGATTGAAAAAGATAATGGAAGAAATTAAATCTGCCGGTAATGTAATACTTGTTATAGATGAAGTGCATACTTTAATTGGTGCTGGAGCTGCTGAAGGTGCTATAGATGCAGCAAATATTCTGAAGCCAGCCTTAGCCCGAGGAGAACTCCAATGTATTGGAGCAACAACACTCGATGAATATAGAAAACATATTGAAAGAGATGCCGCTCTAGAGAGAAGATTCCAACCTGTAATGGTTGGTGAACCATCTATTGAAGATACGATCGAAATCTTAAAAGGTCTTCGAGAACGTTATGAACAACATCATCGCTTAAAAATTACTGATGAAGCTTTAGAAGCTGCAGCGCACCTAGGAGATCGATATATATCCGATAGGTTCTTGCCCGATAAAGCTATAGACCTTATCGATGAGGCAGGAAGTAGAGTACGTTTAATAAACTCTAAACTTCCACCTGAAGCAAAACAAATAGACAAAGAACTGAGACAAATTCAAAAACAAAAGGAAGAATCTGTCAGAGATCAAAATTTTGATCAAGCTGGCCAATTAAGAGAAAAGGAGATCGAATTATCTGCAAAAATTAAAGAGGTTCTTGAAAATAAAAAAGAATCTACAACTGAGGATGAATCTAGTGTTGATACAAACTCAGTAAAAAATGATTCAAAACTTTTACAAAACCCTATGGTTAATGAAGAGGACGTAGCACATATTGTTGCATCTTGGACTGGTGTACCTGTTCAAAAATTAACTGAAACTGAATCAGTCAAGCTACTCAATATGGAGGAAACACTTCACCAAAGGCTAATTGGACAAGATGAAGCTGTAAAAGCTGTTTCTAGAGCTATCAGAAGAGCAAGAGTTGGTTTAAAAAATCCAAATAGGCCCATCGCAAGTTTTATCTTTTCAGGACCTACTGGTGTAGGAAAAACTGAATTGACTAAATCATTAGCTTCCTACTTCTTCGGTAGCGAAGAAGCCATGATTAGATTAGATATGTCAGAATTTATGGAAAGACATACTGTTAGTAAACTTATAGGTTCCCCTCCGGGATATGTCGGTTTTAATGAAGGTGGTCAACTTACTGAGGCGGTTAGAAGAAGACCTTATACCGTTGTTTTATTTGATGAAGTAGAGAAAGCTCATCCAGATGTATTCAATTTGTTATTACAACTTCTTGAGGACGGTAGACTAACAGATTCCAAAGGTAGAACTGTAGATTTTAAAAATACTTTGCTAATAATGACTTCTAATATTGGTTCAAAAGTGATTGAGAAAGGTGGAGGCGGCTTAGGATTTGAGTTTTCTGGTGATTCTGTTGAAGATAGTCAATACAATAGAATTAAATCTTTAGTTAATGAAGAACTAAAGCAATACTTCAGACCTGAATTTTTAAATAGACTTGATGAAATAATTGTATTCAGGCAACTATCTAAAAACGAGGTTAAAGAAATTGCTGAAATTATGTTACAAGAGGTTTTTGCAAGACTAGAAGATAAGGGCATTAAATTAAGCGTAACTGATGCTTTCAAAGAAAGACTTGTTGAAGAAGGCTATAATCCTTCATATGGAGCACGACCCTTAAGAAGAGCTGTTATGCGATTATTAGAGGATAGTTTGGCTGAAGAAGTTCTTTCAGGAAGAATAAAAGATGGAGACAAGGCTTTAGTTGATATAGACGATAATAAAAAAGTTACAATCAATATTTCTTCTGAAGAGTCTTCTCAAGAGTTAGCAAGTGCTAACTTTTAG
- the rimI gene encoding ribosomal protein S18-alanine N-acetyltransferase, with translation MISIKDINEKDIDLCYELDSNTISLWSKKQWANEFKKEGIKVFGLLLSNLVIGICVFHVVLDEAQINFFVVNQKYRERGFGSYLMSYLIKQCEKLNINKLFLEVSQTNVVAEKFYSRFDFCTVGIRRNYYKDGSDALLKEKKLTTK, from the coding sequence ATGATATCCATTAAAGATATAAATGAGAAAGATATTGATTTATGTTATGAATTAGATTCAAATACAATTTCTTTGTGGAGTAAAAAGCAATGGGCTAACGAATTTAAAAAAGAAGGTATAAAAGTCTTTGGGTTATTACTGTCAAATTTAGTAATAGGGATATGTGTTTTTCATGTGGTTCTTGATGAAGCGCAAATAAATTTTTTTGTAGTAAATCAGAAATATAGGGAAAGAGGTTTTGGATCTTACCTTATGAGCTATTTAATAAAACAATGTGAAAAATTAAATATAAATAAATTATTTTTAGAAGTCTCCCAGACTAATGTCGTGGCTGAGAAATTTTATAGTAGATTTGATTTTTGTACTGTAGGAATAAGAAGAAATTATTATAAAGACGGTTCAGATGCTTTATTAAAAGAAAAAAAATTAACAACCAAATAA
- the lysA gene encoding diaminopimelate decarboxylase produces the protein MEEKKSFLKKKIDLKSPNKNIVPITTTIGNDGKLSVGGCSIEELVKKYDSPLYILDEITLRNSCRAYKNALEKYYPGKSLPIYASKANSSIFMSNLVSSEGLGLDAVSEGELLTALKGGVPNEKIVFHGNNKSDKEIEFAVRNNIQVIVDNDYDLERLEGISNSFNRDLEIMIRFTPGIECHTHEYIRTGSFDSKFGFGIEYLNILFDRINNTKHLKLKGLHAHIGSQIFELDPHKDLGEIMVNVILDAKKFGHNIQKLNLGGGLGIKYTENDDPPSIDEWVKTISTSVVKACKKHNLDLPTLMCEPGRSIVSTAGITIYKIGAFKEIPGIRTYLSVDGGMSDNPRPITYQSNYSACLVSNPFNINSKNKYTIAGKHCESGDVLFKEIELADCKTGDLICVFGTGAYNNSMSSNYNRIPRPAALLVCNGEAEIIQKRESPFDLLKYDVLPDRFLKQN, from the coding sequence ATGGAAGAAAAAAAATCCTTTTTAAAAAAAAAGATTGACCTCAAAAGTCCTAATAAAAATATTGTACCTATTACTACAACCATTGGAAATGATGGGAAGTTATCAGTTGGTGGATGTTCTATTGAAGAATTAGTTAAAAAATATGATTCTCCTCTTTATATATTGGATGAAATCACTTTAAGAAACTCATGTAGAGCTTACAAAAATGCCTTGGAAAAATATTACCCAGGGAAATCTCTGCCAATATATGCCTCGAAGGCAAATAGTTCTATCTTTATGAGTAACCTTGTTTCCTCAGAAGGATTAGGACTTGATGCGGTTTCAGAAGGAGAACTATTAACTGCTCTTAAAGGTGGGGTACCAAATGAAAAAATTGTTTTTCATGGTAACAATAAATCAGACAAAGAGATAGAGTTTGCAGTTAGAAATAATATTCAAGTAATTGTAGATAATGATTATGACTTAGAAAGATTAGAGGGCATTTCAAATTCATTTAATCGTGATTTAGAAATAATGATTCGCTTTACTCCCGGAATAGAATGCCATACACATGAATACATAAGAACGGGATCATTTGATAGCAAATTTGGTTTCGGAATTGAATATTTAAATATTTTATTTGACAGAATCAATAATACAAAACATTTAAAATTAAAAGGATTACATGCTCATATTGGTTCCCAGATTTTTGAATTAGACCCACACAAGGATCTGGGAGAAATAATGGTAAATGTTATTTTAGATGCCAAAAAATTTGGCCATAATATTCAAAAATTGAATCTAGGTGGAGGTTTAGGTATTAAATATACAGAGAATGACGATCCTCCTTCAATTGATGAATGGGTAAAAACAATTTCCACATCCGTTGTTAAAGCTTGTAAAAAACACAATTTAGATTTACCTACATTGATGTGTGAGCCTGGAAGATCTATCGTATCTACAGCAGGAATAACAATTTACAAAATAGGTGCCTTTAAAGAAATCCCCGGGATCAGAACGTATTTGTCAGTTGATGGTGGCATGAGTGACAATCCAAGACCAATAACATATCAATCGAATTATTCTGCATGTTTGGTAAGTAATCCCTTTAATATTAATTCCAAAAATAAATATACTATTGCTGGCAAGCACTGCGAATCAGGAGATGTATTGTTTAAGGAAATAGAACTAGCAGATTGCAAAACAGGAGATCTTATATGTGTTTTTGGTACTGGTGCATACAATAATTCAATGAGTTCTAACTACAACAGAATTCCAAGACCTGCCGCTCTCTTAGTTTGTAATGGTGAAGCAGAAATCATTCAAAAAAGAGAAAGTCCATTTGATCTTTTAAAATATGATGTCTTGCCTGATCGCTTTCTCAAACAAAATTAG
- the cdaA gene encoding diadenylate cyclase CdaA has protein sequence MNFWGIINLKLLLDVLFAVGFGLLLFSRVKEQRTLWLLRGYLFLVSSAWFIQRYAYLPLTSKLIDAVVLACSLSLAILWQGELRRLMELLGTGRLAVLLGNPTKEFRATSTTITQLVDTAGKLSQNRRGALIVVDLGSDLRPEDFLYSGTNIQAQLSTDLLINLFATDTPLHDGAVLVKGNKIISAGVILPLSRQGISRYGTRHLAALGITERFDRCICIVVSEETGTLSLANQGKLERPITSSRLQELLVNLIGNQNSIGINKTSLSKNALSQKTNPSDIISDINEEESNKSEIITAKKD, from the coding sequence GTGAATTTCTGGGGGATTATAAATTTAAAGCTTTTATTAGATGTTTTATTCGCTGTCGGTTTCGGACTTTTATTATTTTCTAGAGTAAAAGAACAGCGGACATTATGGCTTTTAAGGGGATATTTATTTTTAGTCTCATCCGCATGGTTTATTCAAAGATATGCATATCTTCCATTAACATCAAAATTAATTGATGCTGTAGTTCTAGCTTGCTCTCTCTCTTTAGCAATTCTTTGGCAAGGAGAGCTAAGAAGATTAATGGAATTATTAGGCACTGGCAGGTTAGCTGTATTACTAGGAAATCCAACAAAGGAATTTAGGGCAACATCCACTACTATTACTCAGTTAGTTGATACTGCAGGTAAACTTTCTCAGAATAGGAGAGGTGCTTTAATCGTTGTGGATTTGGGGAGTGATTTAAGGCCTGAAGATTTTTTATATTCAGGTACAAATATTCAGGCACAATTATCAACTGACCTTTTAATAAATCTTTTTGCAACAGATACGCCTTTACACGATGGAGCAGTTCTTGTGAAAGGTAACAAAATAATATCTGCTGGTGTAATACTTCCGCTCTCAAGACAAGGAATCAGCAGATACGGCACAAGACATTTAGCTGCATTGGGAATTACAGAAAGATTTGACAGGTGTATTTGCATTGTTGTTTCTGAAGAAACAGGTACATTATCATTAGCAAACCAAGGGAAACTTGAAAGACCAATTACCAGTAGTAGATTACAAGAACTTCTTGTAAATTTAATAGGGAATCAAAACTCAATAGGAATAAATAAAACATCTTTAAGTAAAAATGCTTTGTCCCAAAAGACAAATCCAAGTGATATTATTAGTGATATCAATGAAGAAGAGTCCAATAAATCAGAAATCATTACCGCCAAAAAGGATTAA
- a CDS encoding isoprenyl transferase, whose protein sequence is MSLEKIIDNKNNDLSIKIDKQKVPKHVAIIMDGNGRWATRKGLPRSFGHKQGVSVLKKILKAAKNLGCKVITVYAFSTENWTRPTKEVNFLINLFSEVLKNEIKEIHEESTKIKFIGDLTPFPKNLKEIISSSESLTKNNNKFLFNVCVNYGGRQEIVKVAKELALKSSSGEIKPSEINEELFNSELLTGGIKDPELLIRTSGEKRISNFLLWQLAYSEIYISDVLWPEFNEHEFLKAIIDYQSRNRRFGGIESLPNESFEDSQYSI, encoded by the coding sequence ATGAGTTTAGAGAAAATAATAGACAATAAAAATAATGACTTATCCATTAAAATAGATAAGCAAAAAGTGCCAAAACATGTAGCAATAATTATGGACGGCAATGGGAGATGGGCGACTAGAAAAGGTTTACCCCGATCATTTGGACATAAACAGGGCGTTAGTGTATTAAAAAAAATCCTCAAAGCTGCCAAAAATTTAGGTTGTAAGGTAATTACTGTTTATGCTTTTTCAACTGAGAATTGGACAAGACCAACAAAAGAAGTTAATTTTCTTATAAATCTATTTAGCGAAGTTTTAAAAAACGAAATTAAAGAGATACATGAAGAATCAACAAAAATAAAATTTATTGGAGATTTAACTCCTTTCCCAAAAAATTTAAAAGAAATAATCTCTAGTTCAGAATCACTTACTAAAAACAACAATAAATTTTTATTCAATGTTTGTGTTAATTACGGCGGTAGACAAGAAATCGTAAAAGTTGCAAAAGAACTAGCATTAAAATCTTCTTCTGGGGAAATAAAACCAAGTGAAATTAATGAAGAATTATTTAATTCAGAACTATTAACTGGAGGGATAAAGGATCCAGAATTACTAATAAGAACTAGTGGCGAAAAAAGGATCAGTAATTTTCTTTTATGGCAATTAGCATATTCAGAAATTTATATATCTGACGTACTTTGGCCAGAGTTCAATGAGCATGAATTTCTTAAAGCAATAATTGATTACCAATCAAGAAATAGACGTTTCGGCGGTATAGAATCATTACCAAATGAATCTTTTGAAGATTCTCAATATTCTATCTAA
- the bioB gene encoding biotin synthase BioB translates to MPNSNNQLLKEIRFDWNKEEILEILDMPLIDLMWESQTVHRKFNKYNIQLASLFSVKTGGCEENCSYCSQSIYSASEIKSHPQFQVEEVMARAKIAKNEGADRFCMGWAWREIRDGKSFNAMLEMVSGVRDLGMEACVTAGMLTEEQASRLADAGLTAYNHNLDTSPEHYKNIITTRTYQDRLDTIKRVRNAGINVCCGGIIGLGETNGDRASLLEVLSNMNPHPESVPINSLVAIEGTGLEDNQEIDSIEMIRMIATARILMPKSKIRLSAGREKLSKEAQILCFQCGANSIFYGDELLTTSNPSFQSDRKLLKEVGVSFNKDFETREKTLFSL, encoded by the coding sequence ATGCCTAATTCGAATAATCAGTTATTAAAAGAAATTAGGTTCGATTGGAATAAAGAGGAGATATTGGAAATACTTGATATGCCTCTTATTGATTTAATGTGGGAATCACAAACTGTTCACAGGAAATTTAACAAATACAACATTCAATTAGCATCTTTGTTCAGCGTAAAAACTGGTGGATGTGAGGAAAATTGTTCGTACTGTAGCCAATCAATTTATAGTGCTAGCGAAATCAAAAGTCATCCACAATTTCAAGTTGAGGAGGTTATGGCAAGAGCTAAAATAGCAAAAAATGAGGGCGCAGATAGATTTTGTATGGGTTGGGCGTGGAGAGAAATTAGAGATGGGAAATCTTTTAATGCAATGTTAGAGATGGTTAGCGGTGTAAGAGATTTAGGGATGGAAGCATGCGTTACTGCTGGGATGCTTACAGAAGAACAAGCTTCCAGGCTGGCTGATGCAGGTTTGACCGCTTATAACCACAATCTTGATACTAGTCCTGAGCATTATAAAAATATTATTACTACTAGAACTTATCAAGATAGACTAGATACTATAAAAAGAGTAAGGAATGCAGGAATAAATGTTTGTTGTGGAGGGATAATAGGCTTGGGTGAAACTAATGGCGATAGAGCATCCCTTTTGGAAGTACTTTCAAACATGAATCCACACCCTGAAAGTGTTCCTATAAATTCATTAGTAGCTATTGAAGGTACTGGTTTAGAAGATAATCAAGAAATTGATTCGATTGAAATGATAAGGATGATAGCTACGGCAAGAATTCTTATGCCTAAAAGTAAAATAAGATTAAGTGCAGGGCGAGAGAAGCTTTCAAAAGAAGCCCAAATTTTATGTTTTCAATGTGGGGCAAATTCAATTTTCTATGGAGATGAGTTACTCACAACTTCAAATCCATCATTTCAATCAGACAGAAAACTTCTTAAAGAGGTAGGAGTATCATTTAACAAAGATTTTGAAACTCGTGAAAAAACATTATTTTCTTTATGA
- a CDS encoding rhodanese-related sulfurtransferase, giving the protein MKGKNYKIVSLYSFFPFQENLIIDLKSKLLEIGYENDLSGLLIFASEGINGTICAEKNVIDIVINLLNKYADNRNLNIKVNFSKKKVFKKLKIKIKKEIVTMGVPEINPSENNGTYIDSANWNKLIKNQNTIVIDTRNHYEVSVGTFQNSINPNTRNFSEFPKWVDDQLDTHLENKESTNIAMFCTGGIRCEKATSLLKKKGYKNIYHLQGGILQYLDDIPKEKNLFEGECYVFDKRVALDQELEKGSYSICHACGMPVSIQDQERKEYRKGIQCHFCIDQFSDDDRKRFEERQKQIDRLKVGNHKIFKD; this is encoded by the coding sequence ATGAAAGGCAAAAATTATAAAATAGTTTCTCTTTACTCTTTCTTCCCATTTCAAGAAAACTTAATTATTGATCTAAAAAGTAAATTATTAGAAATCGGATATGAAAACGATCTTTCAGGATTATTAATTTTTGCAAGTGAGGGCATTAATGGAACTATTTGTGCTGAGAAAAATGTAATTGATATTGTGATCAATTTACTTAATAAATATGCAGATAATAGAAATTTAAATATTAAAGTAAACTTTTCAAAAAAGAAAGTCTTCAAAAAATTAAAAATAAAAATCAAGAAAGAAATAGTTACCATGGGTGTCCCTGAAATAAACCCTTCAGAAAATAATGGGACCTATATTGACTCAGCTAATTGGAATAAGTTAATTAAAAATCAAAATACAATAGTCATTGATACTAGAAATCATTATGAGGTTTCTGTAGGTACATTTCAGAACTCTATAAACCCAAATACAAGAAACTTTAGCGAATTCCCCAAGTGGGTAGATGATCAATTAGATACCCATTTAGAAAATAAAGAGTCTACAAATATAGCAATGTTTTGTACCGGAGGAATAAGATGTGAAAAAGCTACTAGTTTGCTTAAAAAGAAAGGTTATAAAAATATTTATCACCTACAAGGGGGCATCCTTCAATACCTAGATGATATACCAAAAGAAAAAAACTTATTTGAAGGTGAATGTTATGTTTTTGATAAAAGAGTTGCTTTAGATCAAGAATTAGAAAAAGGCTCCTACTCAATTTGTCATGCATGTGGAATGCCAGTTTCAATTCAAGATCAAGAAAGAAAAGAATATAGAAAGGGTATCCAATGTCATTTCTGCATAGACCAATTCAGTGATGATGATAGGAAAAGATTTGAAGAAAGACAAAAACAAATCGATAGATTAAAAGTGGGAAATCATAAAATCTTTAAGGACTAA
- the lipA gene encoding lipoyl synthase, with translation MRDNNLIKKEKILRLPSWIKFPISKASEFEKIQTLIKKSNFHTICEEARCPNRAECYASGTATFLLGGSICSRSCAFCQVNKGRPSSVNIDECTQVAEAVKVLNLKYVVLTSVARDDLPDHGANLFISTIDEIRKIDSTIKIEVLTPDLWGGGKNFDETNNLQTERLKMILEKDPICFNHNLETVERLQKEVRRGANYKKSLSLLKKSKDIAPHIQTKSGIMLGLGETLDEIKNTIHDLKKIDCDQITIGQYLRPSFNHLEVKKYWDPSEFEYLYRFSKELGFKKVSSGPLVRSSYHAG, from the coding sequence ATGAGAGACAATAATCTAATCAAGAAAGAAAAAATCTTAAGACTTCCCTCTTGGATTAAATTTCCTATTAGTAAAGCTTCAGAATTCGAAAAAATACAAACACTCATCAAAAAATCAAATTTTCATACTATTTGTGAAGAAGCAAGATGTCCTAATAGAGCAGAATGTTATGCCTCAGGAACAGCCACTTTCTTACTGGGTGGATCGATATGTTCTCGTTCATGTGCTTTTTGTCAGGTAAATAAAGGTAGACCTAGTTCTGTCAATATTGATGAATGTACTCAAGTCGCTGAAGCAGTGAAAGTACTAAATTTAAAATATGTTGTTTTGACATCTGTAGCTAGAGACGATCTCCCTGATCATGGTGCAAATTTATTTATATCTACAATTGATGAGATCAGAAAAATTGATTCAACAATTAAAATAGAGGTTTTAACTCCTGATTTATGGGGTGGGGGCAAAAATTTTGATGAAACTAATAACCTTCAGACTGAGAGATTGAAGATGATTTTAGAAAAAGATCCAATATGCTTTAATCATAACCTTGAAACTGTTGAAAGACTGCAAAAAGAAGTTAGGAGGGGTGCAAATTACAAAAAATCCCTTAGTTTACTAAAAAAGTCAAAAGATATTGCTCCTCATATTCAAACTAAATCAGGCATTATGTTAGGTCTTGGTGAAACATTGGATGAAATAAAAAATACAATTCATGATCTTAAAAAAATAGATTGTGATCAAATTACAATTGGCCAATATTTAAGGCCCTCATTCAATCATTTGGAAGTTAAGAAATATTGGGATCCATCAGAGTTTGAATATTTATATCGCTTCTCTAAGGAATTAGGATTCAAAAAAGTATCTTCTGGCCCTTTAGTTAGAAGCAGTTATCATGCGGGTTAA
- the recR gene encoding recombination mediator RecR, protein MITYTKPLSKLIGHFEKFPGIGPRTAQRLALFVLKQPESTIRDFSKALLEAHSNVGRCKKCFNFTSEDECEICKNTERNQKLICVVAETKDLLALERAREFKGVYHVIGGLISPMDSVGPELLEIRSLVERVSKSEIDEIILALTPSVEGDTTSLYIGKLLAPFTKVTRIAYGLPMGSELEYVDEVTLARALEGRTKLN, encoded by the coding sequence TTGATTACTTATACCAAACCGCTTTCAAAATTAATTGGTCATTTTGAGAAATTCCCAGGGATTGGTCCAAGAACAGCGCAACGATTAGCCCTGTTTGTTTTAAAACAACCTGAAAGTACAATAAGAGATTTTTCAAAGGCTCTGTTAGAAGCACATAGTAATGTTGGTCGTTGCAAAAAATGTTTCAATTTTACTTCAGAAGATGAATGTGAAATTTGTAAAAATACTGAAAGAAATCAAAAACTAATCTGTGTAGTAGCAGAAACTAAAGATTTGCTTGCTTTGGAGCGCGCCAGAGAATTTAAAGGTGTTTACCATGTTATTGGTGGTTTAATATCTCCAATGGATTCTGTTGGTCCCGAACTCTTAGAAATAAGAAGTTTGGTAGAAAGAGTTAGTAAATCTGAAATAGATGAGATCATATTGGCATTGACCCCCAGTGTTGAGGGAGATACAACAAGTCTTTATATTGGAAAATTGTTAGCTCCTTTTACTAAAGTTACGAGGATTGCATATGGCCTACCAATGGGCAGTGAACTTGAATATGTAGATGAAGTTACACTTGCAAGGGCGTTAGAAGGAAGAACAAAACTTAATTAG
- the psbP gene encoding photosystem II reaction center PsbP, whose product MKNIKFNPFKYLFLIFLCLTLSACSGGLNAGLEAYQSPDGRYAFLYPTGWTRVKVDGGPEIIYHDLINSNETLSLVISDVNKEVQLEQLGSPSEVGQTLIDKVIAPEGSGRNVKLINANQREASNHIFYDLEYELNLNEKARHELATVVIDRGTLYTFAVGTNEERWNKVDGMFSNVIESFKFLI is encoded by the coding sequence ATGAAAAATATTAAATTTAACCCTTTCAAATATTTATTTTTGATTTTTTTGTGTTTAACACTTAGTGCTTGTAGTGGCGGACTCAATGCGGGATTAGAAGCTTATCAAAGTCCAGATGGAAGATATGCCTTTTTGTATCCAACAGGATGGACGAGAGTAAAAGTCGATGGAGGACCTGAAATTATTTATCATGACTTAATAAATAGTAATGAGACCTTAAGTTTAGTTATTTCTGATGTAAATAAAGAGGTTCAATTAGAGCAATTAGGAAGCCCAAGTGAAGTAGGTCAAACATTAATTGATAAAGTAATTGCTCCCGAAGGTTCAGGTAGAAATGTAAAACTTATAAATGCCAATCAGAGGGAGGCATCCAATCATATTTTCTATGATTTAGAGTATGAATTAAATTTAAATGAAAAGGCCAGACACGAATTAGCTACTGTCGTAATTGATAGAGGAACACTTTACACTTTTGCTGTGGGAACAAATGAAGAGAGATGGAATAAAGTTGACGGCATGTTTAGTAATGTAATTGAGTCATTTAAATTTTTAATATAG